A stretch of Ranitomeya variabilis isolate aRanVar5 chromosome 3, aRanVar5.hap1, whole genome shotgun sequence DNA encodes these proteins:
- the RAB30 gene encoding ras-related protein Rab-30, giving the protein MSMEDYDFLFKIVLIGNAGVGKTCLVRRFTQGLFPPGQGATIGVDFMIKTVEIKGEKIKLQIWDTAGQERFRSITQSYYRSANALILTYDITCEESFRCLPEWLREIEQYANNEVITVLVGNKIDLAERREVSQQRAEEFAGSQNMYYLETSAKESDNVEKLFLDLACRLISEARQNALVNNVDSSLPGEGKTISYLNCCNFN; this is encoded by the exons ATGAGTATGGAAGATTATGACTTTCTATTCAAGATTGTACTCATAGGGAACGCCGGTGTAGGGAAGACCTGTCTGGTGCGGCGGTTTACTCAG GGTCTCTTCCCACCAGGCCAGGGGGCCACCATCGGGGTAGATTTTATGATTAAAACAGTGGAAATAAAGGGTGAAAAAATAAAG CTCCAGATATGGGACACCGCCGGCCAAGAGAGATTTCGTTCCATCACCCAAAGTTATTACCGCAGTGCCAACGCGTTGATTTTAACCTATGACATTACATGCGAGGAATCTTTTCGCTGCCTTCCGGAATGGCTGCGGGAGATTGAACAGTACGCTAATAATGAAGTCATCACTGTGCTAGTGG GAAACAAGATCGacctggcagagcggagagaggtctCCCAACAAAGAGCTGAAGAATTTGCTGGATCCCAAAACATGTATTACTTAGAAACCTCGGCCAAAGAATCAGACAACGTGGAGAAACTCTTCCTGGACTTAGCGTGCCGCCTCATCAGCGAGGCCAGGCAAAACGCGTTGGTGAACAATGTAGACTCTTCTTTGCCGGGAGAAGGAAAAACCATCAGTTATTTGAACTGTTGTAATTTTAACTAA